From the genome of Marixanthomonas ophiurae, one region includes:
- a CDS encoding DUF779 domain-containing protein: MKNSRVAITDEAKKIVEQMKEQHGSLIFHQSGGCCDGSSPMLISKDDFYLDESDILLGAVAGVSFYMNQDQYEYWKHTHLTVDITKGRGSSFSVEIPLGIRFLIKSRLLTEAESEHFRKVEAKKNELLP; the protein is encoded by the coding sequence ATGAAAAATAGTAGAGTAGCAATAACAGATGAAGCAAAAAAGATTGTTGAACAAATGAAAGAACAACACGGTTCGCTTATTTTTCATCAAAGTGGAGGTTGTTGCGATGGATCGTCACCTATGTTGATTTCAAAAGATGACTTTTATTTAGATGAAAGCGACATCCTTTTAGGAGCAGTTGCTGGCGTTTCTTTTTATATGAATCAAGATCAATACGAATACTGGAAACACACACATTTAACCGTCGATATTACAAAAGGTCGTGGCTCTAGTTTTTCTGTAGAAATTCCATTAGGTATTCGATTTTTAATAAAATCAAGGCTGCTAACTGAAGCGGAAAGTGAACATTTCAGAAAAGTAGAAGCTAAAAAAAATGAGTTGTTACCTTAA
- the speB gene encoding agmatinase, translating to MSTKTYAGIPQKYAALETSKIVLIPVPYDGTSTWQKGADKGPGAFLHASENMELYDIETETEVYKQGIYLSEPITENASPEAMVEAVHKKTKDYILRNKFVTVFGGEHSISIGTIRAFNECFDDLTVLHIDAHADLRKEYEGSTCNHACAVYEASQMTNLVQLGIRSMDVAETTVMDREKTWFAHEMATDEYWMDNVIEALGENVFITFDLDAFDPSILPSTGTPEPGGLFFYETMEFLKQVFAERNVVGFDIVELCPNPAEKSSDFLAAKLYYKMLSYKFEGTEGEDDYESNFTDSKKGISKFNDNEDED from the coding sequence ATGAGCACTAAAACGTATGCCGGAATCCCGCAAAAATATGCGGCTCTGGAAACTTCAAAAATTGTATTAATTCCTGTTCCTTACGATGGCACCAGTACGTGGCAAAAAGGAGCCGATAAAGGTCCAGGAGCTTTTTTACACGCTTCAGAAAACATGGAATTGTACGATATTGAAACCGAAACCGAAGTTTACAAACAAGGAATCTATTTAAGCGAACCCATTACTGAAAATGCTTCACCGGAAGCGATGGTAGAAGCGGTTCACAAAAAAACAAAAGATTATATTCTTCGGAATAAGTTTGTAACTGTTTTTGGTGGTGAGCACAGTATTTCAATCGGTACAATCCGTGCATTTAATGAATGTTTTGACGATTTAACCGTGCTTCATATCGATGCCCATGCAGACCTTCGGAAAGAGTATGAAGGTTCTACTTGCAACCATGCTTGTGCGGTTTACGAAGCCAGCCAAATGACTAATTTAGTACAACTAGGCATTCGTAGTATGGATGTTGCCGAAACAACCGTAATGGACCGTGAAAAAACATGGTTTGCACACGAAATGGCAACCGATGAGTATTGGATGGACAATGTAATTGAAGCGCTGGGTGAAAACGTATTTATTACGTTCGATTTGGATGCATTTGATCCTTCTATCCTACCCTCAACGGGAACCCCAGAACCAGGTGGGTTGTTTTTCTATGAAACCATGGAGTTTTTAAAACAAGTTTTTGCTGAACGCAATGTGGTTGGATTTGATATTGTAGAATTATGCCCAAATCCAGCAGAGAAATCATCTGACTTTTTAGCGGCTAAATTGTATTACAAAATGCTTAGCTACAAGTTTGAAGGTACAGAAGGAGAAGATGACTATGAAAGCAATTTCACAGACTCAAAAAAAGGAATTTCAAAATTTAACGACAACGAAGATGAGGACTAA
- a CDS encoding aldehyde dehydrogenase family protein: MSNIETEKGKAIEQPKFKDTYDNFIGGKWVKPVKGKYFESISPVDGNSFTKVARSTKEDVDKALDAAWEAAKTWNRKSATERSNVLLKIADIIENNIETLARAETWDNGKPIRETTNADLPLAVDHFRYFAGVIRAEEGGASELDENTVSLNIWEPLGVVGQIIPWNFPILMAAWKLAPALAAGNCVVLKPAEQTPVGIMILAELIQDVVPAGVLNIINGFGLEAGKPLASSPRIKKIAFTGETTTGQLIMQYASKNIIPVTLELGGKSPNIFFKSIMDEDDDFLDKAIEGAVLFAFNQGEVCTAPSRILVEESIFDKFMERVVERTKAIKIGHPLDPETMMGAQASNDQYEKILNYIKIGKEEGCEVLAGGDSAYNEGLEGGYYIKPTIFKGNNKMRVFQEEIFGPVVCVTSFKNEADAIEIANDTLYGLGAGVWTRDMHQAYQISREVKAGRVWVNNYHAYPAHAPFGGYKKSGIGRENHKMMLDHYRQTKNMLISYDKKKLGFF; the protein is encoded by the coding sequence ATGAGTAATATAGAAACAGAAAAAGGAAAGGCTATTGAGCAACCAAAATTTAAAGATACGTATGATAATTTTATCGGTGGAAAATGGGTAAAACCAGTTAAGGGAAAGTATTTTGAAAGTATTTCCCCAGTAGATGGAAATTCGTTTACAAAAGTAGCCCGATCCACTAAAGAGGATGTAGACAAGGCATTAGATGCTGCTTGGGAAGCTGCTAAAACTTGGAATAGAAAGTCAGCAACCGAACGAAGTAATGTGCTTTTAAAAATTGCTGATATAATTGAAAATAACATTGAAACGTTAGCACGAGCTGAAACTTGGGATAACGGAAAACCTATTCGGGAAACTACCAATGCAGATTTACCACTGGCAGTAGATCACTTTAGGTATTTTGCTGGTGTTATTAGAGCCGAAGAAGGTGGGGCTAGTGAATTAGATGAAAATACTGTTTCATTAAATATTTGGGAACCATTAGGGGTTGTAGGGCAAATTATCCCGTGGAACTTCCCAATTTTAATGGCAGCTTGGAAGTTAGCCCCTGCATTAGCAGCAGGAAACTGTGTGGTTTTAAAACCAGCTGAGCAAACCCCTGTTGGAATCATGATTTTAGCTGAATTGATTCAAGATGTTGTTCCTGCTGGAGTATTAAACATTATAAATGGATTTGGTCTCGAAGCTGGGAAACCATTAGCATCAAGCCCTCGCATTAAAAAGATTGCGTTTACGGGTGAAACTACTACCGGACAATTAATTATGCAATATGCTTCTAAAAACATTATTCCTGTTACGTTAGAATTAGGAGGAAAATCACCAAATATTTTCTTTAAAAGCATCATGGATGAAGATGATGATTTTCTTGATAAAGCTATTGAAGGAGCAGTCCTTTTTGCCTTTAACCAAGGAGAGGTTTGCACGGCCCCATCTAGAATTTTAGTTGAAGAAAGTATTTTTGATAAATTTATGGAGCGTGTTGTAGAGCGAACCAAAGCTATTAAAATAGGACATCCGTTAGATCCGGAAACGATGATGGGAGCTCAAGCCTCTAACGATCAATACGAGAAAATTTTAAATTACATAAAAATTGGAAAAGAAGAAGGCTGTGAAGTGCTTGCTGGTGGAGATTCAGCTTACAATGAAGGCTTAGAAGGCGGGTATTACATTAAACCGACTATTTTTAAAGGAAATAACAAGATGCGGGTATTTCAAGAAGAAATTTTCGGTCCTGTAGTTTGTGTTACAAGCTTCAAGAATGAAGCAGATGCGATCGAAATAGCGAATGATACACTTTATGGTTTAGGCGCTGGGGTTTGGACACGTGATATGCATCAAGCGTATCAAATTTCAAGAGAAGTAAAAGCGGGTAGAGTATGGGTAAACAACTATCATGCATATCCTGCGCACGCTCCATTTGGAGGTTATAAAAAATCTGGAATTGGTCGAGAAAACCATAAAATGATGCTCGATCATTACCGTCAAACTAAAAATATGCTAATTTCCTATGATAAGAAAAAATTAGGTTTCTTTTAA
- a CDS encoding glycosyltransferase 87 family protein, protein MKDFFNLYRIPLLFAVISIALYASFGYDLNRSDFAKLLPLYGALFFLAYKLIQITKGNFWVLFGFGIAFRLVFLVAIPNLSQDFYRFIWDGRLLLQGENPYLFTPEQYVNKTSEILNSLRWLSGAEATKLINGMGALNASHYSNYPPINQLFFAIAALFAKNSILGSVVVLRLIMILADVGAFYFGRKLLKNLNLNPHTIFWYFLNPFIIIELTGNLHFEGVMLFFLVWALYLLQKRKWVWAAILIGVSVSVKLLPLLFLPLFFNYFLKNKKSEKNSSLEFTSFGIKKLIMFYSVCLLTAVVTFLPFFSSEFLQNFTTTIGLWFQNFEFNASVYYIIRWIGFQTVGWNIIATVGKILPLIVIAFILILTFFRRNETLPKLITAMLFGVSFYFLLSTTVHPWYVATPLLLCLFTRYRFPIVWSAVVILSYSAYGADGFNENLWLVATEYVVVIGYAVWEIFFRRKFGSAIT, encoded by the coding sequence GTGAAAGACTTTTTCAACCTGTATAGAATTCCATTGCTTTTCGCTGTGATAAGCATTGCTTTATACGCCAGTTTTGGCTACGATTTAAACCGAAGTGATTTTGCAAAACTGCTTCCGCTGTATGGAGCTTTATTTTTCTTAGCCTATAAGCTCATCCAAATAACAAAAGGCAATTTCTGGGTGCTGTTCGGATTCGGAATTGCTTTTCGATTGGTCTTTTTAGTTGCCATCCCCAATTTGTCACAGGATTTTTATCGTTTTATCTGGGATGGCAGATTGTTGCTGCAAGGTGAAAACCCATACCTTTTTACCCCAGAACAATATGTAAATAAAACATCTGAAATATTGAATAGTTTAAGATGGCTTAGCGGAGCGGAAGCAACGAAACTAATAAATGGTATGGGCGCTCTCAATGCCAGCCATTACAGTAATTATCCGCCAATCAATCAACTATTTTTTGCAATAGCTGCTTTATTTGCTAAAAACAGTATACTCGGTTCAGTGGTAGTTTTACGATTAATTATGATTCTTGCAGATGTAGGTGCCTTTTACTTCGGAAGAAAATTACTAAAGAACCTAAATCTAAATCCACATACTATTTTTTGGTATTTCCTGAACCCTTTTATCATTATTGAATTAACGGGAAACCTACATTTTGAAGGCGTTATGCTTTTCTTTCTAGTTTGGGCACTATATTTATTACAAAAAAGGAAATGGGTTTGGGCTGCTATATTGATAGGGGTTTCTGTTTCAGTTAAATTGTTGCCATTGTTGTTTTTGCCACTATTTTTTAACTACTTCTTGAAGAATAAGAAGAGCGAAAAAAACTCTTCATTGGAATTCACCTCATTTGGAATAAAGAAACTGATTATGTTTTATTCAGTTTGCCTGTTAACAGCTGTTGTAACATTCTTACCGTTCTTTTCTTCAGAATTTCTTCAGAATTTCACAACAACTATTGGATTATGGTTTCAGAATTTTGAATTTAATGCGAGTGTGTATTACATCATAAGGTGGATCGGTTTTCAAACCGTGGGATGGAATATTATTGCTACGGTAGGTAAGATATTACCACTGATTGTCATTGCTTTCATATTGATACTCACCTTCTTCCGAAGAAATGAAACACTTCCAAAATTAATTACGGCTATGCTCTTTGGCGTTTCGTTCTACTTTTTGTTGTCTACGACCGTACATCCTTGGTATGTTGCAACGCCTTTACTGCTATGCTTGTTTACCAGATACCGCTTTCCTATAGTTTGGAGTGCTGTGGTAATATTAAGTTATAGTGCTTATGGAGCTGATGGTTTTAATGAAAACCTCTGGTTGGTAGCTACGGAGTATGTCGTAGTAATTGGGTATGCGGTTTGGGAGATTTTTTTTAGGAGAAAATTTGGAAGCGCAATAACATAA
- a CDS encoding type III PLP-dependent enzyme domain-containing protein, which translates to MNTKYIDLIDQTYYFPQEEFALNENKTLTFHDIDLMDLVSKYGAPLKFTYLPKISKNIQRAKKWFGNAIEKHNYQGNYNYCYCTKSSHFKHVLHEALKNDIHIETSSAFDINIVENLKAEGKINNNTYVICNGFKREQYVNNIARLINEGHKNCIPVIDNYEEIGLLSEQIEGNYKVGIRIASEEEPKFEFYTSRLGIGYKNIVPFYEKQIKDNKQVELKMLHFFINTGIRDNAYYWNELVKCLNVYTKLKKVCPSLDSLNIGGGFPIKNSLAFEYDYQYMIDEIINQINITCAEADVPVPSIFTEFGSFTVGESGGAIYEILYQKQQNDREKWNMINSSFITTLPDTWAISKRFIMLAINRWNDEYERILLGGLTCDSDDYYNSEQHMNAIYLPKFKKEKPLYIGFFNTGAYQESIGGFGGLQHCLIPSPKHILIDKDDDGNITTKLFSQQQTSEQLLNILGYEH; encoded by the coding sequence ATGAATACTAAATATATTGATCTCATTGATCAAACCTATTATTTTCCGCAGGAAGAGTTTGCTTTAAACGAAAACAAAACCTTAACTTTTCACGATATCGACTTAATGGATCTCGTTTCAAAATACGGGGCACCTTTAAAGTTTACCTATCTTCCTAAAATTTCAAAAAACATACAACGCGCCAAAAAATGGTTTGGCAATGCGATTGAAAAGCATAATTATCAAGGCAATTATAACTATTGCTATTGCACGAAAAGCTCTCACTTTAAACACGTGTTACACGAAGCGTTAAAAAACGATATTCATATTGAAACCTCATCGGCATTCGATATTAATATTGTTGAAAACTTAAAAGCGGAAGGAAAAATCAATAACAACACCTATGTAATTTGCAACGGTTTTAAGCGGGAACAATACGTTAACAACATTGCGCGATTAATTAATGAAGGACATAAAAACTGCATTCCTGTAATTGATAATTATGAGGAAATTGGGTTACTTTCCGAACAAATTGAAGGCAATTATAAAGTAGGAATTAGAATCGCTTCGGAAGAAGAGCCTAAGTTTGAATTTTACACCTCTCGCTTGGGGATTGGGTATAAAAATATTGTTCCTTTTTACGAAAAACAAATTAAGGACAACAAACAGGTTGAGCTTAAAATGCTTCACTTTTTCATTAACACCGGTATTCGCGACAACGCCTATTACTGGAACGAATTGGTAAAGTGTTTAAACGTGTACACCAAACTGAAAAAGGTTTGTCCTTCACTGGATAGCTTAAACATTGGCGGTGGGTTTCCTATAAAAAATTCATTGGCTTTCGAGTATGACTATCAGTATATGATCGATGAAATCATCAACCAAATAAATATCACCTGCGCAGAAGCCGATGTGCCTGTGCCTAGTATATTTACGGAATTTGGTAGCTTTACAGTAGGTGAAAGCGGTGGAGCCATTTATGAGATTTTATACCAAAAACAACAAAACGATCGCGAAAAGTGGAATATGATTAATTCTTCTTTTATTACAACCTTACCCGATACCTGGGCGATTAGTAAACGTTTCATTATGCTAGCAATCAATCGTTGGAATGATGAATACGAACGCATCTTATTAGGAGGGTTAACCTGCGATAGTGACGATTATTACAACAGCGAACAGCATATGAACGCTATTTATTTGCCTAAATTTAAAAAAGAAAAACCGTTGTATATCGGCTTTTTTAACACGGGAGCTTATCAAGAAAGCATTGGCGGATTTGGTGGATTACAACACTGTTTAATCCCTTCACCAAAACATATTTTAATTGACAAAGACGATGATGGAAACATCACGACCAAATTATTTTCACAACAACAAACAAGCGAGCAATTGCTAAACATTTTAGGTTATGAGCACTAA
- a CDS encoding bifunctional GNAT family N-acetyltransferase/carbon-nitrogen hydrolase family protein: MENKIENIELKFLTLKDYEALKKATLQSYGGLPNSYWKIEEIGNLISLFPEGQVVIMADGEIAGCALSIIVDYDKIEDNHTYDDITRDPSFKIHDPNGDVLYGIDVFIHPDYRGLRLGRRLYDYRKELCENLNLKSIVFGGRMPNYHKHADTISPKKYLEKVRSKEIEDPVLNFQLSNDFHPLRVLKGYLEGDAASGEYAVLMEWDNIYYTKPDKKPSATKSIVRLGLIQWQMRSYNGIEDLMQQVEYFIDSVAGYRSDFAVFPEFFNAPLMAEYNHMSEPEAIRELATHTAEITERLSKLSISYNINIISGSMPEVVDDKLYNVGYLCRRDGSVERYEKLHVTPDEAKVWGMQQGNTLKTFDTDCGKVGILICYDSEFPELSRLLSDEGMDILFIPFLTDTQNGYSRVRLCAQARAIENECYVAIAGSVGNLPKVHNMDIQYAQSAVFTPCDFAFPNNGVKAETTPNTEMILVADVDLDLLRELHTFGAVRNLKDRRKDFYNLGRVKKI, from the coding sequence ATGGAAAACAAAATAGAAAATATAGAATTAAAATTCTTAACGCTTAAAGATTACGAAGCGTTAAAAAAAGCAACCCTTCAGTCATATGGAGGGTTGCCAAATTCTTATTGGAAAATTGAAGAGATTGGTAATTTAATTTCTTTGTTTCCAGAAGGTCAAGTGGTCATTATGGCCGATGGCGAAATTGCAGGTTGTGCCCTATCGATTATTGTAGACTATGATAAAATTGAAGACAATCATACCTATGATGATATAACGCGCGACCCGTCGTTTAAAATCCACGATCCCAACGGTGATGTGCTCTACGGAATTGACGTGTTTATACATCCCGATTACCGCGGACTTCGATTAGGTCGCAGACTCTACGATTATCGAAAAGAATTGTGTGAAAACTTAAACCTGAAAAGTATCGTATTCGGGGGAAGAATGCCTAACTACCATAAACATGCCGACACTATTTCACCAAAAAAATACTTAGAGAAAGTACGAAGCAAAGAAATTGAAGATCCTGTATTGAACTTTCAGTTATCAAACGATTTTCACCCGCTTCGTGTTTTAAAAGGATATTTAGAAGGCGATGCCGCTTCGGGCGAATATGCCGTTTTAATGGAATGGGACAATATTTACTACACCAAACCAGATAAAAAACCAAGTGCTACCAAAAGTATCGTTCGTTTAGGACTTATTCAATGGCAAATGCGTTCGTATAACGGCATAGAAGATTTAATGCAGCAAGTTGAATATTTTATTGACAGTGTTGCAGGATACCGAAGTGATTTCGCTGTGTTCCCCGAATTTTTCAATGCGCCGCTTATGGCTGAATACAACCATATGAGCGAACCAGAAGCGATACGCGAACTGGCAACGCACACTGCTGAAATTACCGAGCGATTGTCTAAACTTTCTATTTCATACAACATTAATATTATCTCCGGAAGTATGCCGGAAGTAGTAGATGACAAACTGTACAATGTTGGCTATTTATGCCGCCGTGACGGAAGTGTAGAGCGGTATGAAAAATTACACGTAACCCCAGATGAAGCAAAAGTTTGGGGCATGCAACAAGGAAATACGCTTAAAACGTTTGATACCGATTGCGGAAAAGTAGGAATATTAATTTGTTACGATTCTGAATTTCCTGAGCTTTCCAGACTTTTATCTGATGAAGGAATGGACATTCTGTTTATACCATTTTTAACAGACACACAAAACGGATATTCTAGAGTTCGGTTGTGTGCACAAGCTCGTGCCATTGAAAACGAATGCTATGTCGCCATTGCTGGCAGTGTGGGTAACTTACCGAAAGTACATAATATGGACATTCAATATGCACAATCGGCTGTGTTTACACCTTGCGATTTTGCTTTTCCTAACAACGGTGTTAAAGCAGAAACCACCCCAAATACTGAGATGATTTTGGTAGCCGATGTTGATTTAGATTTGTTACGGGAATTACACACCTTTGGCGCTGTAAGGAATTTAAAAGACAGACGAAAAGATTTTTATAATTTAGGACGGGTAAAGAAAATATAG
- a CDS encoding AraC family transcriptional regulator, which produces MNHSLARHKESRKIFTLVENRTTYNAEYSELNIFETHKVAERVSLTFDFPVIASMLTGKKIMHLANIPEFDFLPGESVVMPANKEMIIDFPTATKSSPTQCLALGIDPQKINEVALKFNQQVEIENENNNWSLEEGFASHLTNQVEVNYLIDRLVNTFTKNSSSKDVLLDLMIQELIIRLLQTKAKYSILNDHLEMFSDTRIGSVVKYIKENLTNKNISVDTLAEKAYMSTSNFHKKFKNTLGVSPIDFMNSEKIKFAKRLMKKNKTMLISEIAFKSGFNNVSYFNRQFKKLELMTPQQFRLSIH; this is translated from the coding sequence ATGAATCACTCTTTAGCAAGGCATAAAGAAAGTCGGAAAATTTTCACTTTAGTTGAAAATAGAACTACGTACAATGCTGAATATTCTGAATTAAATATTTTTGAAACGCATAAAGTGGCAGAACGAGTTTCGCTTACTTTTGATTTCCCAGTTATTGCTAGTATGCTCACAGGCAAAAAAATAATGCACCTTGCCAATATCCCTGAATTTGATTTCCTTCCAGGCGAATCAGTCGTAATGCCCGCTAATAAAGAAATGATTATCGACTTCCCTACTGCAACTAAAAGTAGTCCTACGCAATGTTTGGCGTTGGGTATTGATCCCCAAAAAATAAATGAAGTCGCTTTAAAGTTTAATCAACAAGTAGAAATTGAAAACGAAAACAACAACTGGAGTCTAGAGGAAGGGTTTGCATCTCACCTTACCAATCAAGTTGAAGTGAATTACCTTATAGATAGATTGGTGAATACATTCACTAAAAACTCTTCGTCGAAAGATGTATTGCTAGATCTAATGATTCAGGAGTTAATTATTAGACTGCTTCAAACAAAGGCCAAATACAGTATTTTAAATGATCATTTAGAAATGTTTAGTGATACACGTATTGGCTCTGTAGTAAAGTACATAAAAGAAAATTTAACCAACAAAAATATTAGCGTGGACACCTTAGCCGAAAAGGCATATATGAGTACGTCTAATTTTCATAAAAAGTTCAAAAATACTTTAGGCGTTTCGCCAATAGATTTTATGAATTCAGAAAAGATCAAGTTTGCAAAAAGGTTAATGAAAAAAAATAAGACTATGCTTATCTCAGAAATTGCTTTTAAATCTGGATTTAATAATGTGAGTTATTTTAACCGCCAGTTTAAAAAATTAGAGCTGATGACCCCACAACAGTTTCGACTTTCTATTCACTAA
- a CDS encoding GLPGLI family protein, whose product MKNKIIAIFVLIPLLAFGQNNPENSSSSSVKLEKDLIWQTSNGQSIIGVYQVLPLDSKFQNYDISMNISYHYSENRSLQKLIAGKGAVLKDTIIVDEYGNMHDVQAKFIRPTDLFVYKDFSNNVFKMQFDKNKKMRAIQDTIPKYNWILYNEAKKLKGYKCKKATTTVRKEGRNFNIVAWYTDEIPVSDGPKDYTGLPGLILQLYVGNYTVIKIDKLKILEDQSQLIPEPAVNAPLTFLQYNTIYNQND is encoded by the coding sequence ATGAAGAATAAGATAATAGCTATATTCGTTTTAATACCACTTTTGGCTTTTGGGCAAAACAATCCCGAAAATAGTTCTTCTTCAAGTGTCAAGCTTGAAAAGGATCTGATCTGGCAAACTTCCAATGGGCAAAGCATTATAGGTGTCTATCAAGTATTGCCTTTGGATTCTAAATTTCAGAACTATGATATATCCATGAATATATCTTATCATTATTCTGAGAATAGATCTCTTCAAAAATTAATTGCGGGCAAAGGTGCTGTGTTAAAAGATACCATCATTGTAGATGAATATGGAAATATGCACGATGTACAAGCTAAGTTTATTCGTCCTACTGATCTTTTTGTTTATAAGGACTTTAGTAATAACGTTTTTAAAATGCAGTTTGACAAGAATAAAAAAATGAGGGCAATCCAAGACACTATACCGAAATATAATTGGATTTTGTATAATGAAGCAAAAAAGTTGAAGGGCTATAAGTGCAAAAAGGCCACAACTACAGTACGAAAAGAAGGCAGAAATTTTAACATCGTTGCCTGGTACACTGATGAAATACCAGTAAGTGACGGCCCTAAAGATTACACCGGACTTCCAGGACTCATTTTACAATTATATGTAGGTAATTATACTGTCATAAAAATTGATAAGTTGAAAATCTTAGAAGATCAATCGCAACTCATACCAGAACCTGCTGTAAATGCTCCTTTGACTTTTTTACAATACAATACTATTTACAACCAAAATGATTGA
- a CDS encoding deoxyhypusine synthase family protein — translation MRTNKGAISEFIQKYYLHFNAAALVDAAKGYEDQLNKGSKMLVSLAGAMSTAELGKIFAEMIRQDKVHIISCTGANLEEDIMNLVAHSHYKRVPNYRDLTPKNEWDLLEKGLNRVTDTCIPEEEAFRRIQEHIVKIWKEAEANGERYLPHEYMYKLLLSGVLEEHYEIDLKDSWMYAAAEKNLPIVCPGWEDSTMGNIFASYVLKGELKASTMKSGIEYMTFLADWYTDNSEKGIGFFQIGGGIAGDFPICVVPMLYQDMERTDTPFWSYFCQISDSTTSYGSYSGAVPNEKITWGKLDIDTPKFIIESDATIVAPLIFAYLLDM, via the coding sequence ATGAGGACTAATAAAGGAGCGATTTCAGAATTTATTCAAAAATATTATTTGCACTTCAACGCTGCCGCTTTGGTAGATGCTGCAAAAGGATACGAAGACCAATTGAACAAAGGTTCAAAAATGTTAGTGTCCTTAGCTGGAGCTATGAGTACTGCGGAATTAGGTAAAATATTTGCTGAAATGATCCGTCAGGATAAAGTGCATATCATTTCGTGTACGGGTGCAAACTTGGAAGAAGATATTATGAATTTAGTGGCGCACAGCCACTATAAACGAGTTCCTAATTATCGTGATTTAACCCCAAAAAATGAATGGGATTTATTAGAAAAAGGACTGAACCGAGTAACAGATACGTGCATTCCAGAAGAAGAAGCATTCAGAAGAATTCAAGAACATATTGTAAAAATATGGAAGGAAGCAGAAGCCAATGGCGAACGCTATTTACCGCACGAATATATGTACAAATTGCTTTTAAGTGGTGTGTTAGAAGAACATTACGAAATCGATTTAAAAGATTCTTGGATGTATGCTGCGGCAGAAAAAAACCTTCCTATTGTTTGTCCAGGTTGGGAAGACAGTACGATGGGTAATATTTTTGCTAGCTATGTTTTAAAAGGCGAGCTAAAAGCCTCAACCATGAAAAGTGGAATTGAGTATATGACCTTCTTGGCTGATTGGTACACCGATAATTCAGAAAAAGGAATTGGTTTCTTCCAAATTGGTGGTGGAATTGCTGGTGATTTCCCTATTTGTGTCGTACCGATGTTGTATCAAGATATGGAACGTACCGACACGCCTTTTTGGAGTTATTTTTGTCAAATTTCAGACTCAACAACGAGCTACGGAAGCTATTCGGGAGCAGTCCCAAACGAAAAAATCACGTGGGGTAAATTGGACATTGATACACCAAAATTCATTATAGAAAGTGACGCTACCATCGTCGCCCCTTTAATTTTCGCATATCTCTTAGATATGTAA
- a CDS encoding pseudouridine synthase: MSRKDNSGKGKPSGRGAGNTRKGSNARGNAPLSRKKPTTKKQDKSGNTNHQENPNGIRLNKYIANSGICSRREADTYIKTGLVSVNGNIINEMGYKVQLADDVRFDGRRINPEPDTYVLLNKPKSVATTTSESKGLTVMDLISNATTADVKPIGRLGRNATGLLLFTNDDKLVKKLHSKGMPRLFHIELDKNLKASDLQKIEEGLKINGKTVEVEEISYVDNSPKKEIGLKIKNMGNSIIRDIFDHLDYDVVKVDCVTIAHLTKKDLPRGRWKILTKREVELFSMM, from the coding sequence AGCAGAAAAGACAATAGCGGAAAAGGAAAACCTTCTGGGCGTGGTGCCGGAAACACCCGAAAAGGAAGCAATGCACGAGGAAATGCTCCTTTAAGTAGAAAAAAACCTACCACGAAAAAACAAGACAAGAGTGGAAATACCAACCACCAAGAAAACCCGAATGGAATTCGGTTAAATAAATACATTGCTAACAGCGGTATTTGCTCTCGTAGAGAAGCGGACACTTACATTAAAACGGGTTTGGTATCGGTAAATGGAAACATTATAAACGAAATGGGCTATAAAGTTCAGTTAGCCGACGATGTTCGTTTCGATGGTCGTCGTATTAATCCAGAGCCAGACACCTATGTTTTATTGAACAAACCAAAGTCTGTTGCCACAACTACCAGTGAAAGCAAAGGATTAACCGTAATGGATTTAATCTCGAATGCAACTACTGCCGATGTAAAACCGATAGGCCGTTTGGGTAGAAATGCAACCGGATTATTGTTGTTCACCAACGATGATAAGCTAGTTAAAAAGTTGCATAGCAAAGGGATGCCTCGTCTGTTTCATATTGAATTAGACAAAAACCTTAAAGCTTCCGATCTTCAGAAAATAGAAGAAGGTTTAAAAATTAACGGTAAAACAGTTGAAGTAGAAGAAATTAGCTACGTAGACAATTCGCCTAAAAAAGAAATTGGTCTGAAAATCAAAAATATGGGAAACAGTATTATCCGTGATATTTTTGATCATTTAGACTACGATGTGGTGAAAGTAGACTGTGTAACCATTGCACATCTTACTAAAAAAGACTTACCAAGAGGCCGTTGGAAAATATTGACCAAAAGAGAAGTAGAGCTTTTTAGCATGATGTAA